In a single window of the Lates calcarifer isolate ASB-BC8 linkage group LG1, TLL_Latcal_v3, whole genome shotgun sequence genome:
- the si:ch211-218d20.15 gene encoding uncharacterized protein si:ch211-218d20.15, which translates to MAVSTSEPLCQPCVYHEAFKVELQVKRPLMPVQLGPEQVGLEMLCLCGQLDLLIRAQMQQFQEQLGQGCSPEESDTFQAQGSEILDQMLQCLEHLPKPMPQLEDYLDMVGLSAMFPRVEVFLIQGSPVEMLERPPMDEYFFHIAKLNQLLVLSQQLEEDIRHLGSHKYIAHQLSVIYQVVSSFRGIRVFSEIKKDIEANFKQMKQSLVIDEGSRHEPQLAVHYINWILEITQNLTSAVLSLPEELTEDLHQAVTFMSQFLS; encoded by the exons ATGGCAGTGAGCACATCAGAACCGCTCTGTCAGCCGTGCGTTTACCATGAGGCGTTCAAAG TGGAGCTACAGGTGAAGAGACCGCTGATGCCTGTCCAGCTGGGTCCAGAGCAGGTGGGCCTGGAGATGCTGTGTCTTTGTGGGCAACTGGACCTCCTCATCAGGGCACAGATGCAGCAG TTCCAGGAACAGTTAGGACAAGGCTGCAGCCCAGAGGAGTCGGACACTTTCCAGGCTCAAG GATCAGAGATTCTTGACCAGATGCTGCAGTGCCTTGAACATCTACCAAAGCCTATGCCACAGCTGGAG GACTACCTGGACATGGTGGGCCTGTCAGCGATGTTTCCTCGCGTAGAGGTGTTCCTCATCCAAGGCAGCCCCGTGGAAATGTTGGAGAGGCCGCCGATGGATG AATACTTCTTCCACATTGCCAAACTGAACCAGCTCCTGGTGCTTAGCCAACAGCTAGAAGAGGACATCAGGCACCTTGGAAGTCATAAATACATTGCCCACCAGCTCTCGGTTATATAT caaGTTGTCAGCTCTTTCAGGGGAATTCGGGTCTTCTCTGAAATTAAGAAAGATATTGAGGCCAACTTCAAACAGATGAAACAGTCTCTAGTGATAGACGAAGGCTCCCGGCACGAACCTCAGCTGGCTGTTCACTACATCAACTG GATATTAGAAATAACTCAGAACTTAACATCGGCGGTGCTGTCGCTACCAGAGGAGCTGACGGAAGACCTTCACCAGGCTGTGACCTTCATGTCCCAGTTCCTGTCCTGA